GCCGCGTTGATTTACCCAGTCATCTCCTTGGACAAGGAAATCACGCACGGCGGATCCAAGAAGAACCTGTTGGGTGAATCTCCCAGTGAAGAGTTGGTGCATCAGATGTCGCGAGACGAACAAGTCAGCTCATTGACTTGCCCCACGTTCTTGGTTCATGCTGGTGACGACAAAGGAGTTCCCGTCGCAAACAGCCTGCGTTATTACGCCGCCTGCATCGAACACGGCGTGCCAGCCGAAATGCACCTCTTCCCCACCGGCGGCCACGGCTTCGGAATGTTCCGCGGCGACCGCCCCGTCGACCAATGGCCCAACCAACTCAAAGCTTGGCTGCAATTGAATGGTTGGTTGAAGTAGACGACAGGCTGACTTTGTACTTCGACGCCATCATCACTCCTCCGCGAAGGTGATGATGGGGAAGATTTCGGGAATGTGGGAGTCCCAGACTCCGTGTTTGCCGAGGGCCCAACCGCTGGAGTCGGTGGCGGGTTCGGGGGCCTTGGTCTTGTTGAATCGGAAGAGGTCGATTCGCCACTGGTCGCCGACCTTGGGTGGCAGCGATCGGTTGTCGCCTTTGGCAAGCCATTTCATCTCTTTCCATGGAAACGCCAACTCGACCGTCCAGCCTTGATCGACGTCGGAATCGTCGTTCAAGGTCCCGTTGATGTGAACGGCGGATTTGAAATTGGGAAAGTCGTAGCCTAGAAACGCGATGCGTTTACCGCGTGGATGGTCGGTGAACCCAACGCCATCGAACTCCTGTTGATTCGGAGCGTCTTTGGCGAGTTGTGGGTCGGATGCATAACCACCTTTCTCGTACGCTTCCTGCCATACAAAGAAACCTTCGTAGACGGTTCCATAGGAATTGATCTCGAACTCGTAGTAGGCGTCCTTTCCAGCGATGAAGACTTCGACGTCGTTGTCGTAGTAAATCGGATCGTCACGGTCTTTGTACTCCGCGTCGACATTGGGCTCCTCCAACCAGAATCCGATGTAAAGAAACTCGTCATCCCACAGGATGGATGAGCGGGTGTCGTAGCGAGTGGGTTGTCCGCTGACCAAGTCGACAAAGGAGGTGGTCTTGCGGGCTTGCTGCCAAGCTTCCTCGTCCAAGCGACCATCGATCGTCAGCTCAGTATCAATCTTCGCCGCGGTGTATCGCGGCAAATCCTTGGCAGGGACCAACGATTGAGGGAACGGCTTGGGCATCTCCACTTCGACGAAAGTCGAAAATGCGAGCTCGGAATCGGATCGCTCGTCGAGGGTTGTCACGAGTGTTTTCAGAGTTCGCGTGACTTGGCCCTCGAACAGCATTTGACCACTGCTGGTGATCTGGATCGGTTGGTCCAAGTCGATGAATCGGTCATCCAAGAAGACGTTGATCTTGTTCACGTCTGAGGAGATCAAGTCAATCGTTTGACCGTCGACGGCTGCGATGATGGTCGCACCGGCTTTGACCGACGACTCTTCCACGCCCAACCAATAGAAATGCGAGTGGGTCACATCGTCCTGGACCCACACAATCTTGGACGGGGTCACGTTTCGAGTGTGCTCGGCCATCCAAGGAAGCGCGACTGCATCTTCGCGATCCATCCAGTGCCCTTTGTTCGGGTAGATCTTCACGAAGTGTTCGTATCCCTCGGGATCAGCTTCCTGCAGTTTGGCCAGCTTCGTTTGCCAATCGGCAGCGATTTGGTTGCGTTTGTAGGCCGCGTCTTTGCCTCCCATTTGCAACGCGAAGGGAACGTTGCGGAGACCCAGTGCCGACGTTTCGTTGGGATGTCCCGCCATCATCGCGGCGGCTGCCCAGCGGTCGGACAAACGAGGTGCCAGTTGATACACGCCATCACCGCCAGCGGAATAACCCATCACGTAAACGCGATTTGGATTGACGTTTTCAAACGCGACCATGTTTTCAATCAAACGCACGAACATCGGATCGATGTGCTTTTGATGCCACAGGTTCCAGGTGTCGGTCGGAGCTCGCGGAGCCACGTAGACACCTTCTTCGGGTTGATACAAACGTTTCTGGTTTTCCCACTGACGATCGTTGACCGCTTTCGGGGCACCACCACCGCCGTGCATAGAGATGTAGAGACTGCGACCTTCTTCGGGTGCTTCGCCAAAAACGCGATAGTCAAACGGCATCTCATGATCGCCGTGGACCAACACCCGAGCCTTCATTTCCTCGGAACGCGTTTTGAGCAGAGTTTGCTTGTGATGCTCTGCAAGGATCTTTCTGGCGCGGACAACATCGTCCGCGGTCAGTGCGACATCGCTGAACGATTGAGCGCGGATCGTCTTGAGATCCGCTGCCGGTTGGGACTGGAGGTAATCGCGGAGAGCTTTGATCGCGGCGACGGATTCATTCGCCTGTGATTCGGAAACCGCATCGACGGAGACGAGGTGGTGCTCATGCAACTCCTCATCCGCATCGGTGATGATGGTGTCACGAATGACTTGATCGCCTTCGCCAATCAAGACCGAGTACTTGTGTTGTTGTTTCAGTTCCACGCGAAGATGATCGTTGGCATCGAATCCTTCGTCGTTGGTTTGACCTTCAAAGACAACTTCGTCGCCATCCAGGACTCGCAATCGGCAACTGGCTCGGTTCCCATCCGCACCATGCACCACGAACAACGACTCAGTCATGCCGGGCGGCAATGACTTTTGAAGAGCAACGTAGCGGTCGGTCACGTTCACAGCGGGAATGCTTCGTAGCTTTCGATTCCAAACGCATGGGAACGAGAGCGGGGTCTGTTTGAGACTGGTTGCATAGATCGCGTGAGCTTTTGACGAACGGTCTGCTTTGGTTGCATTGGCGACGAACCAACCACGATCCAGTTCGTTTCCGGTTGGCTCCGCGGCACCTGTGAAATGCCAGCCATCGTCCCAGACTTCCACCCACGAGTGATTTCCGGATTGATTGAACCACAGGGGCGTGCCCACAAACCGAGCGGGGATCCCAACGGATCGACAAGCATCAATCAGCAACACCGACAAACCGGTGCACGACGCCAATCCGGTCTCCATTGATTCCAGTGGGCTTTGATCCGCTTTCACTCGCCGGGTGGAATATTTGACGCCGACGTTTTTGAATAGTTTTTGATTGATCAAAGCGGCCGCTTCGCTCGGTGAGCTCGCTCCTTCCATCATCGGCAGGCATCGTGTTCGAAAATCGGCTCGCCACTCGTCGCGTCGCTCGTTGATGCTCGCGTAGGGCAGAACATTGTTGAGGAAGATGTCTTTGGGAATCTCCTTTGCCCACGGTGCATCGGTCCAAGCTTGATAGGCCAGTCGAGTGTTTTCCAACAGGTAGTCCGCCGAAAGCGTTTGCAGATCACTCTCGGGCATATTCGCAATCAGGAACTCGATCCCTTCCCGTTGATCCGCTGGTGCATCTGCCAGCGCTTGTTCCAGTTCCGCACGGTTGTCTCCCGCCAGAGCCAGTCGATCGGTGTCGAACTCCGCCGATGCGAGTCCAGAAAGGCCGAGGAGGAGCGTCGGAAGAATCAAGGCAATCAACGGCTGTCTCATGAGATGGACTCAGCGTTCAAGTGTCAGGCAATGGTTTGGAACTGGCATCTGATTGCAGCAGCGGTCACTGCTCCCTTTTAAACGCCCGGTCAGGTCAACAGTATGACTGGCCAAAGCACACGCAACCACTGATGAACGGTCCTCGCCGAATGGACTTTTTTAGGGTAGTGGACGAGGCGACGAGTCCTGAACTGGCGTCAAAACCAAGGACTCCTCGCCTCGTCCACGACGGTCAACCCTGACTTTTAACTTTGACAAACCAGGAGTCATCTTTTGTTGTTTGGATCATCACCCAAGACGGCGTGTTAAGGGTGGTCGGTCGTCCGTTTTTTATGTTGCTGCAGAAAACAGTGGCATTCGCCAAACTTGGAATGTCAATTGTTGGTTTGACAAATGGTGTCACCGCCAGGAACTCGCAACCCGCGATGGAACTATGACGAATCATCCGGCTTCGTACAGCTATGCAACCGAAGCGATCTCAACTCCGATTGCGCCGGTGAAACTGTCCGATGATGGGCCAGTCATTTGGTGCAAGCTGGAATATCACAACCCGAGTGGCTCCACCAAAGATCGGATCGCTCGTTTCATCTTGGGAAAGGCAATCCGAAGCGGGTTGCTGGGCCGTGGTGATGCGGTGGTCGAAGCATCGAGCGGGTCGACCAGCATTTCGCTTGCGTTGATGTGCGCCCAGTTTGGTTTGCGATTCACTGCGGTCATGCCGCGCGGGGTGAGTTCCGAACGGATCAAGATGATTCGAGCGTTTGGAGCCGAAGTGATCCTGACACCCGCGGAGGAAGGCGTGGGCGGAGCGATGGCATTGGCAGATGAGATCGCCGGTCGAGGAGAGGCGTTCGCAAGCAAGCAGTTTGAGAATCCAGACAACCCGGCGGCACATCGCTATCAAACCGCCGCGGAGATCATCGCTCAAGTTCCTTCTCGTTCGGTGGATGCGGTCGTCAGTGGGGTCGGAACGGGTGGCACCTTGGTCGGGCTGTACCAGGGGTTCTGCGATTTCGGATGCAACACTCGGCCGGTGCTGGCTCGGCCGGTCTGCTCCGATGGCCTGTACGAGTTGGAGTGTTCCAGTTTCAGCAAGAAGATACCGGGAGTGGTGGAAAGTGCTTCGGCAATCTTCCGCGATGCCCATCTGCCCGGACTCAGACAAGTCGATGTGAAAGACAGCGTGGCTTTGGCGTGTTGTCGCCAACTGATCCGACGCGGATTTCCTGTCGGGCCCAGTTCGGGGTTGAACTTCGCCGCGGCCCTGGAAGCCGCACGTGATCTCCCGCCCGATGCAACCATTGTCACGGTCTTTCCCGACCGCATGGAACGCTACTTCTCGACGCCGTTGTTCAGCGACTCAGTAGAAGAGTTCGAATGCGACCCTGCCCAGACATGTTGCTGACCAGGACCGATTACTGAATCGAGTGTCAATCAAAGTGCGACCGTCACGGTTTTGCATTGTGATTTAGCTTGATGGCTGCTGCCCAATAATGACGATCGGCGAAGTGAGGCGTCGAAACGAACGCGTCAGTTGACCGACAATTGGACTTGGGAAACTAACCCGTTCTCGTTTTGGTGCAGATGGTCGATCGGTTCCGATCCCGGCAAGATGCGAGCGGCGCGGATGCGGCTCGGCTGTACACGATCACGGCCAGTGCCCATCGTTACGATGTGGACCCGTGGGCGTACCTGGACGACGTGCTTCGCAAACTTGCCGGTGGTCAGACCGATCTCGAGTCGCCGCTGCCTGACGGATGGGCCAAAGCAAATCCCCAGAACGTCCGAACCTACCGCCAACAAGAATCCCTTGCCCGAGCCGCCAAAAACAAAGCCCGCCGCGCCCGACGAAGAAAACTAAGCCGACGCTAGCCGCACCGAACACATACTCTGATGTACGGTTACAGAGAGGCAGCACATTGCCGCACTATAGTGAGGGCTGTTTGTAGAACTCAATAATATCCGCGACTGAAGAGATAGAAGAAGATGTTTTTTTCCAATCATTATCTTTAGATTCTACCGCTTTGATTTCTGTTCCTATATATCGTTTTCCGACCTCCCAAACGCCATCGACCTGCCTCGCTACACCGACCTGTGAGGTAATCAGCAATGGAAGCAGCTCTTGTGAATTGCTGTAGTCTATCTCCTGTTGCCAGACCTTTCGAGTCGTTGAATCTTTCGAACGCGATGCGTGCCACGCCAGTACTTGATAGTGTTTGGTGTCGATTCTCCACACGTACTTCTCAAAGCTAGACTTTGAATTTGGTTCCGTATAAAATCGGCAAGAAACAGTTGTTGTTTGATTTCCATTGTTGATCAGCTGGACATCCGAATCCGGATGAAGAAGATGGAATTTCGTTTCTGCAAACCAATCAATGTAGTTTAATTGCTGCGGGAAATGCGCTACCGACCAGAACCCGACTGGTGAGATACTGTTTGTGTCGTGCATTGCATCTTTGAACCCAACGTAGCGATTTTCACTGACAGACCCATTCCGGATAATTCGCCTTACATTTCCGTCTACGATCACAGCGTTGTATTTAGGTTCAATCGCCACCGGGGCTGTTTCGTCAAGGCGGTAATTGCTGGCAAGGCGTGACTCCCCGGCTCGCATCGCAAGTTCGCCCTCCAGGTCAATTCGCAATCGATAGGACTCGGACTGCGACAGCGTTGCTTCATCATTGTAGTAGTCCGTGATTACAGTCTGGATCTGGACATCGACTGGATACAATGACTTTGTGTTGAGTATGCAGGCCTCTAGCAAGCCTACTGCCTCCTGCTTGGTCGCCTCATCAGCCGAAGTTGCTTTTATAGTTGTGAACAGAGAAAGGAAAATTGCAGTGAGTTGCAGATGAAACCAGAGTTGTTTCGGTGTGAGTGAGTTCATTGTTTATAAAGGTCCCTTGCTGAAGTTTGTCGGGCCATTCGGCTCAGTATTCCACTGCTACTGTATGCCGCAGCGGCACTTTGGCTGCTGCAGCATGTATTGCTAATCAATCGACAGGAATAGGGATTTTCTTGTCAGATGTTTTGATTAGAAGAAGCAGATGTGTTCTAGCTTTTCTCTCAACTTTTGGTCAAAGTATTTTATTCCCGTGTCGGAGACGTCGCCTCCTGTGCATCGTTTTGCGGCTCCCACACATTCCTGACCATAATTTGAGCAAACTTGGTTTTCTTGACAATAGTCCCCCGAGTCATTGGGGTCGTTGTAATGCTGTGTGTAACCTACGTTTGAGGGGCCTGTGGGCTCGGTAACGGCTCTCTGTTTAGTTATTGACTTGATTCGGGTCTCAAGTGCATGAGTGCAAACAAACACATTGTGCGCGACCTCGAGACATTCTCTTGATTCGCATCCGTCTGGGGTGGGATCGTCGACAATATCATCACAAGTAATGGGTTTTATGTTGTAGCATTCCGCATTCACGTTGACGGGAAAACAGATCGCAACAAATAGTGCCGCAACAGAAAAGCAAAGCTTCCTGGTAATTCTCTAGCTCTCTTGAGGTGGGAAACGTAAAACAACGGGTACGGTATTTGAGGAGTCACCGAGTTGAATCTCTAAATGCGCAGGTAGAACGAAAGAACGTCCAGGTGTGTAGTCAGGGTGTTTCAGAAAAAACGGCTTCTTAAGTTGTGTGTTCACTCTCCATATCCCGTTTGCGAGTCGCTTGACCGTAGCGGGGTGGAGGTGGTTGTTAATTCGAATAGCTGCTGTGATCGTTTTTCCCTTTAAGTCATCCCCAAATGCGCTCACCAGAACCGATGCTTTGTAGTCCTCGCTGTCGGCTGTCTCTTCCGTTATTTCAGTTGGGAAAAAACGAAAGGTCTTCGGGGTAACGGATATCTTGGGTTCACGCTGAACTAGAATTGGCACAGATTTCTTTCCGGGCACATCTCCTTCAGCAAATAGCTTTAGCGATCCTGCCTCTGTCTCACCTTGGTCGATACCTTGAGCTAACTTCACGGTTCCTTTGAGTATTGATGTTGACGGGTCAAACTGCAGCTCAACTTTGGACGAAAGCCCTTCTTGGCTGAAACGGAGATCAGTCGGGCGGTGTTTTTGGTCCCCTACTATGGTGCATTCGAAATTTTGCGTGGTTTGTTCTCCGCGAAAGACAACGATGACCATGTCATCGCCAAACCCGAGGTAGTTTTTGACCTGGTATTTGTAAATTACGTGAGCGGATGGTTTCTCTCTGTGTTTTAGCCAGAAGCCTCCTCCGCTTTCATTCGTGCCGGGGTTCATGTTGGTGCGGATTGAGAAGGTGGCATTGAATGTTTCGCCAGGCAAGAGTGTTGCAAATCTTGGTGAGAGATCTGTGCAACTGCATGTCAGTTCTGCTTTGTCAAAGCTAATTTTCTTTCCAGACTTGTTGGTTGCATTCCAACGAATGCGGTATTCCTTTCCTGTTTCGAGCTTCCCAAGTTCCAGGCGGGCAACCGCTTTTCCAGAATCCGCATCCAATGCGAATGCGGAGTCAATTTTTAGTTCTTCTATCGATTCACCGTTTGCTGGGGCGATTGAACCGAAGGAGGAAAATCCGAAAGACAACGCAGCGATCGACAATAGGCGAGGGAGATCACCCAAGCCCAACGGAATTGGAGTAGCCATTTATTTCCTCGAGTGGTGCTTTCGGGCTTCACTGACTTGCTGTATTCTAACGGGGGGTTACTGGGGGGGGTGCAAGTGGGGAGGTGCGGGTCGCGAATAGTTATTTTGTTCGTACAGTGCACCGCTGGATGGTGCCGCGCACCTAACCTTGACTCGCTTGCGTTGATGTGCGCCCAGTTTGGTTTGCGATTCACTGCGGTCATGCCGCGCGGGGTGAGTTCCGAACGGATCAAGATGATTCGAGCGTTTGGAGCCGAAGTGATCCTGACACCCGCGGAGGAAGGCGTGGGCGGAGCGATGGCATTGGCAGATGAGATCGCCGGTCGAGGAGAGGCGTTCGCAAGCAAGCAGTTTGAGAATCCAGACAACCCGGCGGCACATCGCTATCAAACCGCCGCGGAGATCATCGCTCAAGTTCCTTCTCGTTCGGTGGATGCGGTCGTCAGTGGGGTCGGAACGGGTGGCACCTTGGTCGGGCTGTACCAGGGGTTCTGCGATTTCGGATGCAACACTCGGCCGGTGCTGGCTCGGCCGGTCTGCTCCGATGGCCTGTACGAGTTGGAGTGTTCCAGTTTCAGCAAGAAGATACCGGGAGTGGTGGAAAGTGCTTCGGCAATCTTCCGCGATGCCCATCTGCCCGGACTCAGACAAGTCGATGTGAAAGACAGCGTGGCTTTGGCGTGTTGTCGCCAACTGATCCGGCGTGGATTTCCCGTCGGGCCAAGTTCAGGGTTGAACTTCGCCGCGGCCCTGGAAGCCGCACGCGATCTCCCGCCCGATTCAACGATTGTCACGGTCTTTCCCGACCGCATGGAACGCTACTTCTCGACGCCGTTGTTCAGCGACTCAGTGGAAGAGTTGGAATGCGATCCTGCCCAGACATGTTGCTGACCAGGACCGATTACTGAATCGAGTGACAATCAAAGAGCGACCGTGACGGTTTTGCTTTCCAGGTAAGCCTTCAGGCCTTCGGTTCCTAGCTCACGACCTTGACCACTCATCTTGAATCCGCCAAACGGAGCGGCGGCGTCGAAGACGTCGTAGCAGTTGACCCACACGGTTCCCGCGCGAACGTTGGCGGCGAAGTGGTGGGCTTTCTTGATGTCTTGTGTCCACACGGCAGCCGCTAATCCAAACATCGTGTCGTTGGCTCGTTTCAGAATGTCGTCGCTGTCTTTGAATGACAGCACGCTCATCACAGGACCGAAGATCTCATCGCGAGCGATCGCCATGTCGTCTTGAACGTCGGTGAACACGGTCGGCTCAATGAAGTAACCACGATCACCAGAACGCTTGCCACCACTGACGCAGGACGCGCCTTGCTGGTTGCCTTTGTCGATGTAGCTCATGATCTTGTCGAATTGAGCTTGGTCGATTTGAGGACCCTGTTCGGTGGTGTGTTCAAATGGGTTGCCGACGACGCGTTTGTTTGTCAAATCGGTTAGTTTTTCGACGAAGGCTTCGTGAATCGATTCTTCCACGAACACGCGACTGCCGGCACAGCAACATTGGCCTTGGTTCAGATACAGACCCACGAAGCTGCCTTGCACAGCAGCGTCCAAGTCCGCGTCGCTGAAGATCACATTGGGACTTTTGCCGCCCAGTTCAAACGTCAGTCGTTTCAACGATTGGGCGGAGTTCTTCATGATCAACTGAGCCGTCCGGTGTTCTCCCGTGAAGGCGATTTTGTCGACGCCAGGATGGTCGACCAGGGCTCCACCGGCGGTCGGGCCAAAGCCCGGCACGACATTGATGACGCCATCGGGGAAGCCGACGTCTTTGGCAATCTGGGCCATTCGCAGGCAGGTCAGCGGCGTCTGTTCAGCGGGCTTCATCACGATCGTGCAGCCGGTGGCGAGAGCCGGTCCCCACTTCCAGGCGGTCATCAGCATGGGGAAGTTCCAAGGGATGATCTGCCCAACCACACCGACCGGTTCTTTCCGGGTGTAGCAGAGGTAGTTGCCACGAATGGGAACCGTTTCGCCTTGGATCTTGTCTGCGTAGCCGGCGTAGTAGCGCAACGCATCGATCACCAGGGGCAAATCCGCGTGCCGCGATTCGCGAAGGGGTTTCCCGTTGTCGAGTGTTTCGAGTTGAGCCAGCTCATCGATCTCGTTCTCGATCGCATCGGCTAGCTTCATCATCAGCCGTCCGCGATCGCGAGCGTCCATCGTCCGCCAAGGTCCCGAGTCGAAGGCTCTGCGTGCCGCGGCCACTGCGGCGTCGATGTCTTCCTTGTCACCTTCAGCGACCTGACAGATCTCTTCTTCGGTCGCGGGGTTGATCGTGGCGAACGTTTTTCCGCTGGCCGAATCACGCCACTGGCCGTCGATGAACAACTGGGTGTGGCGAACCTTGGGAGGTGCGAATTCCGGAAGTGTTGTCGACATCAGAGATCCTCGTCAGCTGCGATGGGAATGGAATCAAGCCTTCAGCTTAAGGCTTCGCAGGCGAGGATGCCAACCAATGCGATCGCGAAGATTGAGCGATCAGCCGATGGGCGATAGCCCACGGTTTCTGAAGACGAACCGAACGCGATCGCGTTCCGGCTGATCTGATATCAACAGTCTGAATTTTTCGGTTGTCGGATCTGTCCTCTGTCGCCCCTCCGGGACTGATGAAGTAGCTGGAACTGTTTCCGGTGCCTGACGGCACCGGCAAGGGCTGTGCCGGCCCGTCGGGCCTCAAAGCGTTAAGTCTCTGTTCAGCACTCGGGATCGGGGGTGGTGGTCAGAGGATGGCCGTTGATTTGGTTGATCAACATTCGCAATCGACCAAGGCCACGCCGGTTGAAGTGGAAGATCAAGCGGGGGAAATCCGCCAGTTCGGGCTCGCTGGATTCGACGGGCAGCGGTCCGGTTTGTTCGAACGTGCCGCTCTTCAAAATGTCCGCGAATTCGGTGCGGATCAATTCCAAGGTTTCTTCCGACAACGCTCGCTTCATCCGCAGCACCAACTGATCACCGACGTAACGTTGGGAGTGATACACGTCATAGAACGTCAGTAGCTCTTCGACGGCTTCATCGACCGAGTTGGTGATTTTGTAGAGGGCCACGTCCTCGGGACTGATCATGCCGTTGCACATCAGTTGCTTGTCAATGAATTTACCCAAGTCCTTCCAGTAACTGCCGCCGGGATGATCGAGGAAAATCAACGGCATCATGGTTTGCTTGCCAGTCTGAAGCAGCGTCAGGACTTCGAGGCCTTCATCCAGCGTTCCGAATCCGCCGGGCAAGCAGACGATGCCACTGCACTCTTTCAAGAACATCAACTTGCGAGTGAAGAAGTACTTCAGCGTGACCAACTTGGGATCGTTCTCGATGTATTCGTTGGCGCCTTGTTCGAACGGCAGCATGATGTTCAGGCCCATCGATGCATCGCGTCCGGCGCCTTTGTGACCGGCTTCCATGATGCCGCCGCCGGCACCGGTGATGATCATCCAACCGTGAGCCGCCATCCGCCGGCCCAGGTCGACCGCGGATTGGTAATCCGGACGATCCGGAGCCGTTCTGGCCGATCCGAAGATGGTGACTTTGCGTCGCCGACGATATGGCCGAAAGACTTTGAATGCGTACCGCAGTTCCCGGATCGTTCGGGAAAGGATCTTCACATCACCGCGAGCCGTGTTGTCCTTTTCCAATCGCTCGATCGTGTGCCGCATGACTTGGTACAAGTCCTGCGACTGGTTGTCGGAGATCGGATCATCGATCGGTTGCGGCCGTTGCAATTCATCTTCGCCAATGGCTTCGGCTGGCAAATTTTCGTTTTCGTCGGTCATGAAAAGTTCCGGAGGAGATGACAAGCAAGTTGCGGTAGGCAGACAAGTTACCACGAATCAGGGGTTCACCGGAACGCGATTTGTGGAGGCCCCAGGTGAGGTTTTGATGAATGGTCGGCTTGGTAATTCCAGCTCGTTTTGCTCCATTATCGGCATGACAAAAACACTGCACTTTGACTGTTTATCGGGAATCAGCGGCGACATGACCTTGGGCGCCCTGATCGATTTGGGCGTGTCCGTGGACCAGATCCAGCAGGGGCTGCAATCGCTGAATCTGCCGGATTTGAAGCTGCGGACCGAGGAAGTGAAAAAGTGCGGTTTTCGAGCCGTGCAAATTCACATCGATCACCCGCCGGAAAAGGCTCATCGGCATCTGCACCACATCGATGCGATGATCGACGAGGCCAGCGAGATCAACGAATCCGCCAAGGCTCTCGCGAAAAAAATCTTTCTGTGCGTGGGCGAAGCGGAAGCCAAGGTCCATGGTTGCTCGCTTCGGAAAGTTCACTTCCACGAGGTTGGCGCGATCGATTCCATCGCGGACATCGTCGGCGTGGCGATCGCGATCGATGCGTTGGACATTCAACACGCGACGTCATCGACCATTCCCACCGGGACCGGTGCGATCACGATTGATCATGGCCGCGTTGCTGTGCCTGCGCCTGCCACCGCGGAAATCCTGACGGGTGTGCCGTTGATGGCTTGCGACATCGAATCGGAACTGACCACGCCCACCGGGGCCGCAATCATCAAGACGCTGGCTCGATCGTTTGGTCCGCCTCCGGCGATGACTCCGTTGCGAGTGGGCTACGGATCGGGAACGCGTGATCTGGAAGGCCAGGCCAACGTGTTGCGGGTGACGCTGGGTGAGCTTGCCGAAGCGAGCTCTTCCCAAGGTCAAATCGAAACCGATCGAGTCACCTTGCTGGAAAGCAACATCGACGATGCGACGGCGGAGCAGTTGGCCAATGTCAGCGAGCTGTTGATGAACGCGGAAGCGCTCGATGTTTGGCAGACTCCCATCGTGATGAAAAAGGGACGCTTGGCGACAACCGTCTCGGTGCTGTGCGACGCCGGCCGAATCGGTGCGTTGCAAACGTTGCTCTTCACCCAAACCAGCACGATTGGAATTCGTCGGACGGAGATGAATCGTTCGAAGCTGGCTCGCGAAAGTCAGACCGTGCAAACGCCGGACGGACCCGCGACGGGCAAGACGGTGCGATTGCCTGACGGAACGCTGCGGTTCTCGTTGGAAAACGACGAGGTCAAACGGTTGTCCGCCGCGACCGGAAAATCAGCCGACCAAATTCGTGCGGAAGCCCAGGCAGCGTTTGCCGGATTGATAGCGGAAGGGCGCGAGCCGTCCGGTCCCGCTTGAGACTCAACGTGGCAAGTTCTACCGCCGGGCACCGGACGGCTCGCGCCGTGCCGCTACAAAGAGAGAAGCCAGAATTTTTTCGCGCCCCTGCTAGCGGGTGATCTGGCCTGGGGGAGCATGAACGCAAAAACAACTTCACTCGGCTGCTTGGGTTTGCTGTGCATCGGCCTGTTGGTGGTGGGGCTCCCGATTGGGCTCCGTCAGTACCGGGTCCAGGCTCAGTTGCTGACCATT
Above is a window of Rhodopirellula islandica DNA encoding:
- a CDS encoding aldehyde dehydrogenase family protein, translating into MSTTLPEFAPPKVRHTQLFIDGQWRDSASGKTFATINPATEEEICQVAEGDKEDIDAAVAAARRAFDSGPWRTMDARDRGRLMMKLADAIENEIDELAQLETLDNGKPLRESRHADLPLVIDALRYYAGYADKIQGETVPIRGNYLCYTRKEPVGVVGQIIPWNFPMLMTAWKWGPALATGCTIVMKPAEQTPLTCLRMAQIAKDVGFPDGVINVVPGFGPTAGGALVDHPGVDKIAFTGEHRTAQLIMKNSAQSLKRLTFELGGKSPNVIFSDADLDAAVQGSFVGLYLNQGQCCCAGSRVFVEESIHEAFVEKLTDLTNKRVVGNPFEHTTEQGPQIDQAQFDKIMSYIDKGNQQGASCVSGGKRSGDRGYFIEPTVFTDVQDDMAIARDEIFGPVMSVLSFKDSDDILKRANDTMFGLAAAVWTQDIKKAHHFAANVRAGTVWVNCYDVFDAAAPFGGFKMSGQGRELGTEGLKAYLESKTVTVAL
- a CDS encoding LOG family protein — encoded protein: MTDENENLPAEAIGEDELQRPQPIDDPISDNQSQDLYQVMRHTIERLEKDNTARGDVKILSRTIRELRYAFKVFRPYRRRRKVTIFGSARTAPDRPDYQSAVDLGRRMAAHGWMIITGAGGGIMEAGHKGAGRDASMGLNIMLPFEQGANEYIENDPKLVTLKYFFTRKLMFLKECSGIVCLPGGFGTLDEGLEVLTLLQTGKQTMMPLIFLDHPGGSYWKDLGKFIDKQLMCNGMISPEDVALYKITNSVDEAVEELLTFYDVYHSQRYVGDQLVLRMKRALSEETLELIRTEFADILKSGTFEQTGPLPVESSEPELADFPRLIFHFNRRGLGRLRMLINQINGHPLTTTPDPEC
- the larC gene encoding nickel pincer cofactor biosynthesis protein LarC; protein product: MTKTLHFDCLSGISGDMTLGALIDLGVSVDQIQQGLQSLNLPDLKLRTEEVKKCGFRAVQIHIDHPPEKAHRHLHHIDAMIDEASEINESAKALAKKIFLCVGEAEAKVHGCSLRKVHFHEVGAIDSIADIVGVAIAIDALDIQHATSSTIPTGTGAITIDHGRVAVPAPATAEILTGVPLMACDIESELTTPTGAAIIKTLARSFGPPPAMTPLRVGYGSGTRDLEGQANVLRVTLGELAEASSSQGQIETDRVTLLESNIDDATAEQLANVSELLMNAEALDVWQTPIVMKKGRLATTVSVLCDAGRIGALQTLLFTQTSTIGIRRTEMNRSKLARESQTVQTPDGPATGKTVRLPDGTLRFSLENDEVKRLSAATGKSADQIRAEAQAAFAGLIAEGREPSGPA